Proteins encoded in a region of the Vicia villosa cultivar HV-30 ecotype Madison, WI linkage group LG5, Vvil1.0, whole genome shotgun sequence genome:
- the LOC131605316 gene encoding uncharacterized protein LOC131605316, with amino-acid sequence MKVFGKFDLAVEEGVRIMNEGDEMVDDVDGEEIVVGEDELSRKRRAQSDFWLNLKIKENMLIQKSRLKWLNDGDSNSRYFHNVMNSRRIRNHIGFIVTDRGVVESVEEVKKETKLFFEEKFSEAMGGRPILEDISFSKLNRVERDGLEYPFSEEEIKEAIWSCDGARSPGPDGYSFRFIKKCWHFMKADFINCLSCFHREALLSKAITSSFLTLIPKNSNPLGLNEYRPICLVGCIYKVISKILASRLKKVLSSVVSECQSAFVPGRQLLDGVLVANEVIDLARKDGLGCLLFKVDFEKAYDNVSWDFLRFMLRKMGFGAKWLKWMEALIFESKMSVLVNGSPTAEFVVKKGLRQGHPLSPFLFVIVAEGLKGMVRKAVELGEYVGFNVRRKCSVELLQFADDTLLVGEGNWKQLWVIKAILRGFELVSGLGINYHKSNFLWGGVGEKRKVHWVNWKTICLPVEKGGLGIRRIKDFNIALLNKWRWRIFSGSEALWYKVLKARYGDINVKAASCVSSINGKDSHSKWWADILSLGISYVEDFFMDNCKFVLGDGYNISFWHSKWIGTRSLRELFPEEYACSNLKFVSVAGMGGWNSNGWAWDRFGLDAAGSVGADSMVQKISEMLQHVQPVSEARDGVIWLADPDFSFTVRSCYDLFNFYHLPRGPDLQLVSVFSLIWKLMIPIKIKFFGWRCLLDRLPTRDLLLYRGISISSPNVCVFCEMEKESLSHFIFSCRISRLVWKEIASWIGFSEFLFVDVWSSFYD; translated from the coding sequence ATGAAAGTGTTTGGTAAATTCGACTTGGCGGTGGAGGAAGGGGTGCGTATTATGAATGAGGGAGATGAGATGGTGGATGATGTGGATGGTGAGGAGATTGTTGTGGGGGAGGATGAATTGAGTAGAAAACGTAGAGCTCAAAGTGATTTTTGGTTAAATCTAAAAATCAAGGAGAATATGTTGATACAAAAGTCGAGATTAAAATGGTTGAATGACGGAGATTCTAATAGTAGGTACTTTCACAATGTCATGAATTCGAGGAGGATTCGTAATCATATTGGCTTCATTGTCACTGATAGAGGAGTAGTAGAATCGGTGGAGGAGGTGAAGAAGGAGACAAAATTGTTTTTTGAGGAGAAATTCTCAGAGGCTATGGGAGGGAGACCGATTTTAGAGGACATTTCCTTCTCAAAGCTCAATCGGGTAGAGAGAGATGGTCTTGAATATCCTTTTTCGGAAGAAGAGATAAAGGAGGCAATTTGGAGTTGTGATGGAGCTAGaagtccgggtccggatgggTATTCTTTTAGGTTTATCAAGAAATGTTGGCACTTTATGAAGGCGGACTTTATTAATTGTCTATCTTGTTTTCATCGGGAGGCTTTGCTTTCAAAGGCGATCACTTCTTCTTTTCTTACTCTCATTCCGAAAAATTCCAATCCTTTGGGTCTTAATGAATATAGACCTATTTGCCTTGTTGGTTGCATTTACAAAGTCATTTCCAAAATTTTGGCGTCTAGATTGAAGAAAGTGCTTAGCTCGGTTGTGTCCGAATGCCAAAGTGCTTTTGTGCCGGGAAGACAATTATTGGATGGGGTCTTAGTTGCTAATGAAGTTATTGATTTGGCTAGGAAGGATGGCTTAGGGTGTTTACTCTTTAAAGTAGACTTTGAGAAAGCCTATGATAATGTTAGTTGGGAttttttaagatttatgttgagaAAAATGGGTTTCGGTGCCAAATGGCTaaagtggatggaggctttgattTTTGAGAGTAAAATGTCGGTTCTTGTCAATGGAAGTCCAACCGCCGAATTTGTTGTCAAGAAGGGATTGAGACAAGGGCACCCtctatctccttttctttttgtgataGTAGCGGAAGGTTTGAAGGGAATGGTTAGGAAGGCGGTGGAGTTAGGAGAGTATGTCGGTTTCAATGTTAGAAGAAAGTGTAGTGTGGAGttacttcaatttgcggatgacaccctTTTGGTAGGCGAGGGAAATTGGAAGCAACTTTGGGTTATAAAGGCTATTCTTAGAGGATTCGAACTAGTGTCGGGTCTTGGTATCAACTATCACAAAAGCAATTTTCTTTGGGGAGGCGTGGGGGAAAAGAGGAAAGTTCATTGGGTTAATTGGAAGACTATTTGCTTACCGGTTGAGAAAGGTGGTCTTGGTATTAGAAGGATAAAAGACTTCAATATAGCGCTTCTAAACAAATGGCGGTGGAGGATTTTTTCGGGTTCGGAAGCTCTTTGGTATAAGGTCTTGAAAGCAAGATATGGTGATATTAATGTTAAAGCGGCTTCGTGTGTGAGCTCTATTAACGGTAAAGATTCGCATTCTAAATGGTGGGCGGACATTCTTTCGTTGGGTATATCTTATGTGGAGGATTTTTTCATGGACAATTGCAAGTTTGTCTTAGGCGACGGTTATAATATATCATTTTGGCATTCCAAGTGGATAGGCACTAGGAGCTTGAGGGAGTTGTTTCCGGAGGAGTATGCTTGTTCGAACTTGAAGTTTGTGTCGGTAGCGGGGATGGGAGGGTGGAATTCGAATGGGTGGGCGTGGGACAGATTTGGTCTGGACGCTGCTGGAAGTGTTGGGGCGGACAGCATGGTGCAGAAAATCTCGGAAATGCTGCAGCATGTGCAGCCGGTTTCGGAAGCAAGGGATGGCGTGATTTGGTTGGCGGATCCGGATTTCTCTTTCACGGTACGTAGTTGTTATGATTTGTTTAATTTCTACCATCTTCCGCGAGGACCGGATCTTCAACTTGTTAGTGTTTTCTCCCTCATTTGGAAATTGATGATCCCTATTAAAATCAAGTTCTTTGGATGGAGGTGTTTGCTTGATAGGTTACCAACTAGGGACTTACTCTTGTATAGAGGAATTTCCATCTCTTCACCTAATGTCTGTGTTTTTTGTGAGATGGAGAAGGAGTCATTGTcccattttattttttcttgccGTATATCTCGCTTGGTTTGGAAAGAAATAGCTTCGTGGATTGGATTTTCCGAGTTTCTTTTTGTGGATGTTTGGAGTAGTTTTTATGATTAG
- the LOC131605315 gene encoding uncharacterized protein LOC131605315, with amino-acid sequence MIIGSLNIRGGGSSAKRRRIHHLILKGKPDIFLIQESKLASVSDSIAYSFWRNKDIGYSFLPSDGASGGLILLWNSDSIKVLCSFCGEGYLGLKVVWKEEYYYIANVYSSCHRGEKRVLWRKLLDLKSRFTDGEWVIAGDFNAVKNMNERKGGSGRYRAREAREFSDFISLSNLIDVPNKGKKFTWFGGDGKARSRIDRFLVADNIVIKWGIVGQLVGDRDVSDHCPIWLIGNKSNWGPKPFKDNGEWFSNKEFLPFVEKIKGGKKLLLKEEVTSSLKRS; translated from the coding sequence ATGATCATAGGTTCTCTTAATATCAGAGGAGGAGGAAGCAGTGCTAAGAGGAGGAGGATTCATCACTTGATTTTGAAAGGTAAACCCGACATCTTTCTCATTCAAGAATCTAAACTGGCTTCTGTTTCAGATAGTATAGCCTATAGTTTTTGGAGGAATAAGGATATTGGGTACTCTTTTTTGCCGTCTGATGGAGCATCCGGTGGCTTGATTTTGTTGTGGAACTCTGATAGTATTAAGGTTCTGTGTAGTTTCTGTGGGGAAGGTTATTTGGGTTTGAAAGTTGTTTGGAAGGAGGAGTATTATTATATCGCAAATGTGTATTCTTCGTGTCATAGAGGGGAGAAGAGGGTGTTATGGAGGAAGCTGCTTGACTTAAAATCCAGATTCACAGATGGAGAGTGGGTGATAGCGGGAGACTTTAATGCTGTAAAGAATATGAACGAGAGGAAGGGAGGTTCCGGGAGGTATAGAGCTAGAGAAGCGAGGGAGTTTTCGGACTTTATTTCTTTGAGTAATTTAATTGATGTCCCTAATAAAGGTAAAAAGTTCACTTGGTTTGGAGGGGATGGGAAGGCGAGAAGTAGGATAGATAGATTTCTTGTGGCGgacaatattgtaatcaaatGGGGTATTGTTGGCCAATTGGTGGGTGATCGGGATGTGTCAGACCATTGTCCGATTTGGTTGATTGGTAATAAATCGAATTGGGGTCCAAAACCTTTTAAGGATAACGGAGAATGGTTTTCAAACAAGGAATTCTTACCGTTTGTGGAGAAAATTAAAGGTGGAAAGAAATTGTTGTTGAAGGAAGAGGTGACTTCGTCCTTAAAGAGAAGTTGA